A single genomic interval of Chlorogloeopsis sp. ULAP01 harbors:
- the crtA gene encoding cyanoexosortase A — protein MIVTNIILARLLRYSKFWLLGIVTILIVIYISLLLRIGDIAHLGMSALFLITVASLVWEKRHSLHLKSEIFSSIVGALLIVFFFGKSVPLIHSNLVRALPFIAAVGLSLIASGFKGLKQYLQELTILFFLGIPSIVLPSLIDISPVTAKFAAFLLWYLGFDVARQGVYISLPTGVIEVYGGCSGMESMTYLLGVSVICLVIFPISTSKQLFVPITAVILGFVVNAFRVALMVILIASGHHQAFDYWHKGDGSHIFGIISLLIFGLFCLFIIQQSRTKNQNTHEY, from the coding sequence ATGATAGTAACTAATATTATCTTGGCTAGACTTTTAAGATACTCTAAATTTTGGTTATTAGGTATAGTAACGATATTAATTGTTATTTATATTTCTCTGCTGTTGAGAATTGGAGATATTGCTCATTTAGGTATGAGTGCTCTATTTTTGATAACTGTAGCATCTCTTGTTTGGGAAAAGCGTCACAGCTTACATTTGAAAAGCGAAATTTTTTCTAGTATTGTGGGAGCATTGCTGATAGTTTTTTTCTTTGGTAAAAGTGTCCCTCTAATTCATAGTAATTTAGTTCGTGCTTTACCTTTTATTGCTGCTGTAGGTCTTAGCTTAATTGCTTCTGGTTTTAAGGGTTTGAAGCAATATTTGCAAGAACTAACTATCCTTTTTTTTCTTGGCATACCTAGTATAGTACTACCATCCCTTATAGATATATCTCCAGTTACTGCTAAATTCGCTGCTTTTCTTCTGTGGTATTTAGGTTTTGATGTAGCTCGTCAAGGAGTTTATATAAGTTTGCCAACGGGTGTTATAGAAGTCTATGGTGGTTGTTCTGGTATGGAGTCAATGACTTATCTTTTGGGAGTATCTGTTATTTGTCTAGTAATTTTTCCTATATCTACAAGCAAGCAATTATTTGTTCCCATTACTGCTGTAATTTTAGGATTTGTGGTTAATGCTTTCCGGGTTGCTTTGATGGTGATTCTGATTGCATCTGGACATCACCAAGCCTTTGATTACTGGCATAAAGGAGATGGTTCCCATATATTTGGGATAATTTCTTTATTAATTTTTGGGTTATTTTGTTTATTCATAATACAGCAGAGTAGAACAAAAAATCAGAATACCCACGAGTATTGA
- a CDS encoding ABC transporter permease gives MFKRSPTPIPEVGISPVQRAPRQDVWRKFRRNRPAMLATIVLLIIVLSVLFGPLVYTTPINKVDFSQSTLPPSWEHPFGTNDLGQDILARVLYGGRISLAVGIFSMVVAILLGTLVGAISGFFGGWLDMILMRCTDLCLALPRLPLLLLVIFLFRDAIRAIAGPELGIFVLVVLVIGGLNWMSVARLVRAGFLTVREMEFVTAARALGASPLRLIWIHILPNVISPVLVAATLAVSTAIITESTLSFFGLGFPPDVPTWGRMLYEAQNFLEFAPYMVIFPGMAIFLTVLSINYIGDGLRDAFDPRLL, from the coding sequence ATGTTTAAGCGATCGCCCACTCCAATTCCGGAAGTTGGAATTTCTCCTGTACAAAGGGCGCCCAGACAAGATGTATGGCGCAAATTTCGCCGCAATCGTCCAGCTATGCTAGCTACCATCGTATTGCTAATTATTGTGTTGAGTGTCCTGTTTGGCCCCTTAGTATACACCACTCCCATTAATAAAGTAGACTTCTCCCAATCTACCCTTCCCCCCAGCTGGGAACATCCCTTTGGTACAAATGATCTTGGTCAAGATATATTAGCTAGAGTTTTGTATGGGGGACGAATATCGCTTGCCGTTGGCATTTTTTCAATGGTGGTTGCCATCTTGCTGGGTACGCTCGTAGGTGCAATCTCTGGGTTTTTTGGCGGTTGGCTGGATATGATTTTGATGCGCTGCACTGATTTGTGCCTGGCTTTACCGCGACTGCCACTTTTACTATTAGTAATATTCCTGTTTCGTGATGCAATTCGGGCGATCGCTGGGCCGGAGTTAGGTATATTTGTCTTGGTAGTCCTGGTGATTGGTGGACTCAATTGGATGTCTGTAGCGAGATTAGTACGGGCTGGCTTTTTGACGGTGCGGGAAATGGAATTTGTTACAGCAGCTCGTGCTCTTGGCGCTAGTCCTTTGCGGCTAATTTGGATACACATTCTGCCCAATGTCATTAGTCCAGTTTTGGTTGCTGCTACGCTAGCAGTCAGTACGGCAATTATTACCGAATCTACCCTCAGCTTTTTTGGTTTGGGTTTTCCGCCAGATGTACCAACCTGGGGAAGAATGCTTTATGAAGCACAGAACTTTTTGGAATTTGCTCCCTATATGGTGATTTTTCCTGGCATGGCAATATTTCTCACCGTGTTGAGTATCAACTATATTGGTGATGGTTTAAGAGATGCTTTCGATCCCAGACTACTTTAG
- a CDS encoding ABC transporter permease yields MTKYLINRLLISIPTLFATSIIIFAILALAPGDPMGEFALNPSLTAEVRENVRRSLGLDQPIHIRYVKWFVAFITGDMGYSFTSRSSVGGLILQRLPTTLWVVGSAYVLGVILAVPLGVISALKRHSVFDVILTTLVFFGFSLPTFFMGLLFIIIFSVQLKWLPFIYNSTLQVTDWQSFVAQIQQSIMPVCVLALWQAAMLMRFVRSEVLENLHQDYVRTAYAKGLPTFAVIYRHVLRNALIPVVTLVALDIPNIFTGALVTEQVFRVPGIGALLIDSIYRNDTPVVMAITFIYAILIVVFNLIADILYGLLDPRVKYTK; encoded by the coding sequence ATGACCAAATATTTAATCAATCGTCTACTAATTTCCATTCCAACACTATTTGCTACCAGTATCATAATTTTCGCTATCCTGGCATTGGCACCAGGCGATCCGATGGGAGAATTTGCACTGAATCCCTCTCTTACAGCCGAAGTTCGAGAAAACGTCAGAAGATCCTTAGGTTTAGATCAGCCAATCCACATCCGTTATGTCAAATGGTTTGTGGCTTTCATAACAGGAGATATGGGCTATTCTTTCACTAGCCGCAGTTCGGTTGGTGGGCTGATTCTTCAACGCTTGCCGACAACATTATGGGTGGTTGGTTCTGCCTACGTTTTGGGTGTAATATTGGCTGTCCCTTTAGGAGTAATTTCGGCTCTCAAACGCCATTCCGTTTTTGACGTGATTTTAACTACTCTAGTTTTTTTTGGGTTTTCTCTACCGACATTTTTTATGGGTTTGCTGTTTATTATTATTTTTAGTGTGCAATTAAAATGGTTGCCTTTTATTTATAACAGCACTTTACAAGTGACAGATTGGCAGAGTTTTGTTGCTCAAATTCAACAGTCGATTATGCCTGTATGTGTGTTAGCACTATGGCAAGCAGCAATGCTAATGCGCTTTGTCCGTTCAGAAGTGTTAGAAAATCTTCATCAAGATTACGTGCGTACAGCTTATGCCAAGGGTTTACCTACATTTGCGGTTATTTATCGTCACGTTTTGCGGAATGCTCTGATTCCTGTAGTCACACTAGTAGCGTTAGATATTCCTAATATTTTCACAGGCGCTTTAGTCACAGAACAAGTTTTTCGTGTCCCTGGTATTGGTGCATTATTAATTGACTCTATTTATCGCAACGATACACCAGTTGTCATGGCAATTACCTTTATATATGCAATTTTGATTGTTGTTTTTAATCTCATTGCAGACATTCTCTATGGTTTACTAGACCCTCGCGTCAAGTATACAAAGTAG
- a CDS encoding HpsJ family protein produces MTEKSNSKLTQKVDNLQEFSIRFLQSISFSRWIGYGFLLLSSFDLVETLLPLYLMNPLWEFNTLGNLVEHVPVPLIGLVLVFHGNEYWRYRWEIPVLKFLSWFALLLGILFLLLIPLGIVNTIRIDRQNATQINYQVKEQMSQIQQIKDTLARAETKADIEAIGTLIDTQERLFDIKDFRKLEQAKTWLSNFVASFEKKTIMQAEAARYSRRLGLLKRSIKWNLGALVAGVLFIYIWRGTGWLRF; encoded by the coding sequence ATGACTGAAAAAAGCAATAGTAAATTAACTCAAAAAGTAGATAATTTGCAAGAATTTAGCATCAGATTCTTGCAGTCTATAAGTTTTTCCCGATGGATAGGCTATGGGTTTCTACTACTTTCATCATTTGACTTAGTTGAGACATTACTACCGTTGTATCTGATGAATCCTCTTTGGGAATTTAACACTTTAGGAAATTTAGTGGAACACGTTCCTGTACCTTTGATTGGTCTGGTTTTAGTTTTTCATGGTAATGAATATTGGCGCTATCGATGGGAAATTCCGGTATTGAAATTTCTGTCTTGGTTTGCTTTGCTACTCGGAATCTTATTTTTATTACTTATTCCTTTAGGAATTGTGAACACTATCAGAATCGACCGACAAAATGCTACACAGATTAATTATCAAGTAAAAGAGCAGATGAGCCAGATTCAACAGATTAAAGATACATTAGCTAGAGCGGAGACTAAAGCTGATATAGAAGCAATAGGAACTCTCATCGATACTCAAGAACGCTTGTTTGATATTAAAGATTTTCGTAAATTAGAACAAGCAAAAACTTGGCTTTCAAACTTTGTCGCCAGCTTTGAGAAAAAAACAATAATGCAAGCAGAGGCAGCTAGATATTCTCGACGCTTGGGCTTACTGAAGCGTTCTATAAAATGGAATCTTGGAGCTTTAGTTGCTGGGGTTTTATTTATTTATATCTGGCGCG